A stretch of the Veillonella parvula DSM 2008 genome encodes the following:
- a CDS encoding polysaccharide deacetylase family protein, with amino-acid sequence MYKYGKSCIKKLLYCIAICIAILAVSIGVMWGLSSDYKLYGVPVLNYHQINDEKHSALTLHVDQFKEQMEYLHNHGYNTITLNQLYDYLQNGSDLPEKPIVITFDDGYVDNYEHALPILKAYNMKATLFMISDAANTPGFVNTVQMRQMETAGFDIQGHTNHHKILTHMDPTELPDAILGGKTSMEGILGEPINYLAYPGGFNDMLVQYVTKQSGYKMAFTVQPGTVKPGDNLYALNRLAVFQGDTPYLSFWLRLHCAPLIKYTWALRDTLRDNGWPILASIVPLF; translated from the coding sequence ATGTATAAATATGGCAAGAGCTGCATTAAAAAGTTGTTATATTGTATTGCAATATGTATTGCAATCTTAGCGGTTTCTATTGGAGTTATGTGGGGTCTGTCTTCAGATTACAAGTTATATGGTGTACCAGTACTTAATTACCATCAAATAAATGATGAGAAACACTCCGCTTTAACATTGCATGTGGATCAGTTTAAGGAGCAGATGGAATACCTCCATAATCATGGGTATAATACGATTACATTGAATCAGTTGTATGATTATTTACAAAATGGTTCGGATTTACCAGAGAAGCCTATAGTAATAACATTTGACGATGGTTATGTAGATAATTATGAACATGCATTGCCTATATTAAAAGCATATAATATGAAAGCTACTTTGTTCATGATTAGTGACGCAGCCAATACGCCTGGTTTTGTAAATACTGTACAAATGCGTCAAATGGAGACGGCAGGATTTGATATTCAAGGGCATACAAATCATCATAAGATACTAACTCATATGGATCCTACAGAATTGCCTGATGCCATTCTTGGTGGTAAAACATCTATGGAAGGTATTTTAGGAGAACCTATCAATTATTTGGCGTATCCTGGTGGTTTTAATGATATGCTCGTTCAATATGTTACTAAACAGTCTGGGTATAAAATGGCTTTCACAGTTCAACCAGGAACAGTAAAGCCAGGGGATAATTTATATGCTCTAAATCGACTAGCTGTATTCCAAGGAGATACACCGTATTTATCTTTCTGGTTGCGCCTACATTGTGCACCGCTTATTAAGTATACATGGGCATTGCGTGATACATTACGCGATAATGGATGGCCGATATTGGCGTCTATTGTGCCTTTATTTTAG
- the cydB gene encoding cytochrome d ubiquinol oxidase subunit II, with the protein MELIFNNLEVVWFILITVLFAGFFLLEGFDYGTGILLPFIGKTDVERRQMINALGPVWDGNEVWMITAGGALFASFPHVYATLFSGFYLALFLMLAALIIRGVSFEFRSKSSNLLWRKTFDYCIFFGSLIPALLWGVTVGNLIQGTPIDASMTYVGTFFDLLSPYTVLCGIAFILVFTYHGGLFTSIKTAGAISERARAASLVVGVPTAIGALALVGATYVYTDLFNSVLAVVCFALAIVFFLISWGAARTRNTKWGFLFSCLSVVSVTAAYFAGLFPRIMVSSLNPEWSLTITNAANSTYTLTLMTCVAFVFVPIILVYQSWVYWTFRHRVTEKDLHY; encoded by the coding sequence ATGGAATTAATTTTTAATAACCTTGAAGTGGTATGGTTTATCTTAATTACTGTACTATTCGCTGGCTTCTTCTTATTAGAAGGTTTTGACTATGGTACTGGTATTTTGTTACCATTCATTGGTAAAACTGACGTTGAACGTCGACAAATGATCAATGCCTTAGGTCCTGTGTGGGATGGTAATGAAGTTTGGATGATTACTGCTGGTGGTGCATTATTCGCATCTTTCCCTCATGTGTATGCTACATTATTTAGTGGCTTCTACTTGGCTCTATTCTTGATGCTTGCAGCTCTTATTATTCGTGGCGTATCCTTTGAATTTCGTTCTAAGAGCTCTAATTTGTTATGGCGTAAAACATTCGACTACTGCATCTTCTTTGGCTCCTTGATTCCTGCACTATTATGGGGTGTTACAGTAGGTAACTTGATTCAAGGTACTCCAATTGATGCAAGTATGACATATGTTGGAACATTCTTTGATTTATTAAGTCCTTACACAGTACTTTGTGGTATTGCGTTCATTTTGGTATTTACATACCATGGTGGCTTATTTACTTCTATTAAAACAGCTGGCGCTATTTCTGAACGCGCTCGTGCTGCTTCTTTGGTAGTAGGTGTTCCTACAGCTATTGGTGCATTGGCATTGGTAGGTGCAACTTACGTATATACAGATTTATTTAATTCTGTATTAGCTGTAGTTTGCTTTGCATTGGCTATCGTGTTCTTCCTCATCTCTTGGGGCGCAGCACGCACTCGAAATACAAAATGGGGCTTCTTATTTAGCTGTTTATCTGTTGTTTCTGTAACAGCTGCATACTTTGCAGGTTTGTTCCCTCGTATTATGGTTTCTTCTTTGAATCCTGAGTGGAGCTTGACTATTACTAATGCAGCTAACTCTACTTATACGTTGACTTTGATGACTTGTGTAGCCTTCGTATTTGTGCCAATTATTTTGGTTTATCAATCTTGGGTATATTGGACATTCCGTCATCGTGTAACAGAAAAAGATTTACACTATTAA
- the sstT gene encoding serine/threonine transporter SstT, which produces MNRFVKSINRVSLIQQIIIGLIIGILTALYVPDVANELALLGVLFVGALKGIAPILVFFLVIAAISKHRSGQKTGMGSVITLYLLGTFLSAALAVIVSFFFPTTLHLVAGAADAAPPQGIAEVMTTLLKNIVDNPVKALMTANYIGILGWALIIGGALRHAPMNTKEVMESIAQAITTVVGWIIRFAPLGIMGLVAESIATNGIEALIGYFQLLVLLLGSMIFVALVINPILSFIYLRRNPYPLVFKCLRESAIYAFFTRSSAANIPVNLDLAKRLKLNPDMYSVSIPLGATINMGGAAITITIMTLAAAHTLGIVVDIPTAILLSIIATIGACGASGVAGGSLLLIPLACSLFGISNDVAMQVVGVGFIIGVLQDSTETALNSSTDILFTATADYAKRGYHQDWN; this is translated from the coding sequence ATGAATCGATTTGTAAAATCAATCAACAGAGTCAGTCTAATCCAACAAATTATCATAGGTTTGATTATTGGTATTTTGACTGCTCTTTATGTGCCAGATGTGGCCAATGAACTTGCTTTATTAGGTGTTCTTTTTGTTGGTGCCCTTAAAGGCATTGCCCCTATCCTTGTATTTTTCTTGGTAATTGCAGCGATCAGTAAACATCGTTCTGGCCAAAAAACTGGCATGGGTTCTGTTATCACCTTATACTTATTAGGTACATTCCTATCTGCAGCATTAGCAGTAATCGTAAGCTTCTTTTTCCCGACTACATTACATCTAGTAGCAGGTGCCGCTGATGCAGCGCCTCCGCAAGGTATCGCAGAGGTTATGACAACATTGCTTAAAAATATAGTTGATAACCCTGTAAAAGCGTTAATGACTGCTAACTACATCGGTATTTTAGGTTGGGCACTAATCATTGGTGGTGCTTTACGTCATGCACCAATGAATACGAAGGAAGTTATGGAGTCCATTGCACAAGCTATTACTACTGTAGTAGGTTGGATCATCCGCTTCGCTCCTCTTGGTATTATGGGCCTTGTAGCAGAATCCATTGCTACTAACGGCATCGAAGCCTTGATTGGTTACTTCCAATTACTCGTATTATTACTTGGTTCTATGATTTTTGTAGCATTAGTGATTAACCCAATTTTATCCTTTATATACCTTCGCCGTAATCCATACCCATTGGTATTCAAATGCTTACGTGAATCTGCAATCTATGCGTTCTTCACACGTAGCTCTGCTGCAAACATTCCCGTAAACCTTGATTTGGCAAAACGTTTAAAACTCAATCCAGATATGTATTCCGTATCTATTCCATTAGGTGCCACAATCAATATGGGTGGTGCAGCAATCACGATTACAATCATGACATTAGCTGCAGCCCACACTTTGGGTATCGTTGTAGATATTCCTACTGCAATTCTCTTATCCATCATTGCCACTATTGGTGCATGTGGAGCTTCCGGTGTTGCAGGCGGTTCCTTGTTACTTATTCCATTGGCTTGTTCCCTATTTGGTATCTCCAATGATGTAGCAATGCAAGTTGTAGGCGTAGGTTTTATTATTGGCGTATTACAAGACTCCACAGAAACTGCGCTTAACTCTAGCACAGATATCCTCTTCACGGCTACTGCTGATTATGCAAAACGCGGCTATCATCAAGATTGGAATTAA
- a CDS encoding ubiquinone/menaquinone biosynthesis methyltransferase, giving the protein MNSKEFKTYADKEEFVQGVFSNIAKNYDLMNTVLSFGQDYFWRKFSVKAMNIGPHQCVLDVACGTCVFTKEALRQEPTLKVEALDFNSEMLDQGRIRIENAGLIDQVNLVQGDAMALPYADNTFNAAMSGFAMRNVPDIKQVLSEMQRVVKPGGKVVVLELAKPSMFGFKQLYNFYFSYILPIIGKLSKDNSSYAWLPESLRRYPHQSEILEIWKSLGYENATYHELTGGIVAVHEGVVPENSIVDNK; this is encoded by the coding sequence ATGAATAGTAAAGAATTTAAAACATATGCTGATAAAGAAGAATTTGTACAAGGCGTTTTTTCTAATATTGCAAAAAATTATGACTTAATGAATACAGTCTTAAGTTTTGGGCAAGATTATTTTTGGCGCAAATTCTCTGTAAAAGCAATGAATATCGGTCCTCATCAATGCGTACTTGATGTAGCGTGTGGTACTTGTGTTTTTACAAAGGAAGCATTACGTCAAGAGCCAACTTTAAAGGTGGAGGCCTTGGACTTTAATAGTGAAATGCTTGATCAAGGTCGTATTCGTATAGAAAATGCCGGTTTAATTGATCAAGTCAATTTAGTGCAAGGTGATGCTATGGCATTACCATATGCGGATAATACATTTAATGCAGCCATGAGTGGTTTTGCAATGCGTAATGTGCCGGATATTAAACAAGTATTATCTGAAATGCAACGTGTTGTAAAGCCGGGAGGGAAGGTTGTCGTACTAGAACTAGCAAAACCAAGCATGTTTGGTTTTAAACAATTATATAACTTCTATTTCTCCTATATATTACCTATTATAGGGAAATTGAGTAAGGATAACTCCTCCTATGCGTGGCTTCCAGAATCTTTACGTAGATATCCTCATCAAAGTGAGATTTTAGAAATCTGGAAATCTCTTGGATATGAAAATGCCACCTATCATGAATTGACAGGCGGCATTGTAGCTGTACACGAAGGTGTGGTACCAGAAAATTCTATTGTAGATAATAAGTGA
- a CDS encoding cytochrome ubiquinol oxidase subunit I, with translation MFEAVDLARLQFALTSIYHWLFVPFTLGMTVTVAALEWTYVSTGKEVYKKMAKFWGKLFLINFAMGVVTGIVQEFHFGMNWAEYSRFMGDIFGAPLALEALMAFFLESTFMGVWIFGWDRLHKCVHALVATFVALGTNLSAFWILVANSFMQHPVGFVLRNGRAEMENFLTIVQNGYVPGQFFHIVLNGLLTAGVIIMAISAWHLLRNNATEFYRRSAKWGMVIALVFGTLGALAGHHQGQYITKVQPMKMAAMEALWETQDPAPFSLVANIDTKAQKNTGALEIPGGLSFLTQNSFTSGKVEGIKDLQAKSEAQYGPGNYIPDVPAIFWTFRVMVAAGSLMLLVAFVGLILNAKDKLVENRTFLKIMFWMLPLPFIAHSTGWFVAEAGRQPWLVYGLQLTADGASKSVTAPEIMTTIIGFTLVYIVAAIAAIYLAVEHIKKGPDGNPSHDVVEKEEARLWN, from the coding sequence ATGTTTGAAGCTGTAGATTTAGCCCGATTGCAATTCGCGCTAACATCTATCTATCACTGGTTATTTGTGCCGTTCACACTAGGTATGACAGTGACTGTTGCTGCTTTAGAGTGGACCTATGTGTCGACTGGTAAAGAGGTATACAAAAAAATGGCTAAGTTCTGGGGGAAATTGTTCCTAATTAACTTTGCCATGGGTGTGGTGACTGGTATTGTTCAGGAATTCCATTTCGGTATGAACTGGGCAGAATATTCTCGTTTTATGGGTGACATTTTTGGTGCCCCATTGGCCCTTGAAGCATTAATGGCATTTTTCTTGGAATCTACATTCATGGGCGTTTGGATTTTCGGTTGGGACCGCTTACATAAATGTGTTCACGCCCTTGTAGCTACATTTGTAGCGTTAGGTACTAACTTATCTGCGTTCTGGATTCTCGTAGCAAACTCCTTTATGCAACATCCTGTAGGCTTTGTATTACGCAATGGCCGTGCAGAGATGGAAAATTTCTTGACCATCGTTCAAAATGGCTATGTACCTGGACAATTTTTCCATATCGTATTGAATGGTTTATTAACAGCTGGTGTAATTATTATGGCAATCAGTGCATGGCACTTATTGCGTAATAATGCGACAGAGTTCTACCGCCGCTCCGCTAAATGGGGCATGGTTATCGCACTTGTATTTGGTACTTTAGGTGCATTAGCTGGTCATCATCAAGGTCAATACATCACAAAAGTACAACCTATGAAAATGGCTGCTATGGAAGCGTTGTGGGAAACACAAGATCCAGCGCCATTCTCTTTGGTAGCTAATATTGATACTAAAGCACAAAAGAATACAGGTGCTCTTGAAATTCCTGGTGGTTTATCCTTCTTGACTCAAAACTCCTTTACGTCTGGTAAGGTAGAAGGTATCAAAGACCTTCAAGCAAAATCAGAGGCTCAATATGGCCCTGGCAACTATATTCCAGATGTTCCAGCAATCTTCTGGACATTCCGTGTCATGGTAGCAGCTGGTTCTCTTATGTTACTTGTTGCCTTTGTAGGTCTTATCCTAAATGCAAAAGACAAGCTTGTTGAAAATCGTACATTCTTAAAAATTATGTTCTGGATGTTGCCATTGCCATTCATCGCTCACTCCACTGGTTGGTTTGTAGCGGAAGCAGGTCGTCAACCATGGCTTGTATATGGTTTGCAATTGACTGCAGATGGTGCGTCTAAATCCGTAACGGCTCCAGAAATTATGACTACAATCATCGGCTTTACACTTGTGTATATCGTGGCTGCTATCGCGGCTATCTACCTTGCTGTAGAACACATTAAAAAAGGTCCAGATGGAAATCCATCTCATGATGTAGTTGAAAAAGAGGAGGCAAGATTATGGAATTAA
- a CDS encoding MogA/MoaB family molybdenum cofactor biosynthesis protein: MSYEVVARPLRVAVLTVSDTRTLETDKGGNKVQEFLEQANHIVVERKIVIDDYDAIRNAMIPWCNDKAVDVIISTGGTGIAMRDVTIEAVNSLYEKHIPGFGEIFRYLSYTEDIGTKAMASRAEAGVNNNTLMFSVPGSVGAVTLAMSKLIIPEMGHLVREITK; the protein is encoded by the coding sequence ATGTCTTACGAAGTTGTAGCAAGACCATTACGTGTTGCAGTCTTAACGGTATCTGATACTCGTACATTAGAAACTGATAAGGGGGGCAATAAGGTCCAAGAGTTCTTGGAACAAGCGAATCATATTGTGGTAGAACGCAAAATTGTCATTGATGATTATGATGCTATAAGAAATGCCATGATTCCATGGTGTAATGATAAGGCTGTTGATGTAATTATCTCCACTGGTGGAACTGGTATAGCTATGAGAGATGTTACCATCGAAGCGGTGAATAGCCTATATGAAAAGCATATTCCAGGCTTTGGTGAAATCTTTAGATATTTATCCTATACAGAGGATATTGGTACGAAAGCAATGGCATCTCGTGCAGAAGCCGGTGTTAATAATAACACTTTAATGTTCTCCGTTCCTGGCTCTGTAGGGGCTGTTACCTTAGCGATGAGCAAACTCATCATTCCTGAAATGGGTCATTTGGTGAGAGAAATTACAAAATAA
- a CDS encoding RrF2 family transcriptional regulator: MKLNQATDYAFRMVLHMALLPSGSKITGAVLAEQELIPERFLLKIMRSLIAAGIMKSFRGVDGGFALNRSPQEISLLDVIRAVEGDAYLQRCLYDVGSCSKSCKGHCAINEAMGVIQHQLINQLEAVNFKTLAQREQLIIAEA; the protein is encoded by the coding sequence ATGAAGTTAAATCAGGCCACGGATTATGCATTTCGCATGGTCTTGCATATGGCGCTACTACCTTCGGGCTCGAAGATAACTGGTGCTGTATTGGCTGAGCAAGAGTTGATTCCAGAACGCTTTTTGCTCAAGATTATGCGTAGTCTCATTGCAGCAGGAATTATGAAATCTTTCCGAGGGGTAGATGGTGGGTTTGCTCTGAATCGAAGCCCTCAAGAGATCTCGTTGCTTGATGTAATTAGAGCAGTAGAAGGGGATGCGTATTTACAACGTTGTTTATATGATGTAGGTTCTTGCTCTAAGTCTTGTAAGGGGCATTGCGCTATAAATGAAGCAATGGGCGTGATTCAGCATCAATTGATTAATCAGTTGGAAGCGGTTAATTTTAAGACCCTTGCCCAACGAGAACAGTTGATTATTGCTGAGGCTTGA
- a CDS encoding SIMPL domain-containing protein: MKLSKSLLLKTIAITTICTSMATAVFAAPQGTFDTSEINITGQASRSVAPNYAILTLGITSQNTNINAAKSNNDRIMSDLISRLANLGVAKKDIYTSSISINPTSDYQDGKRINTGYNVSNHVTVKINNLDNVGKVVDAAVSAGANDINNLSFQNDVSQQLSDSLTTEAIQNGRHKAEVIAEALGRTLGPVKTVSISTTETSTMDSGYYRNPVMLKAALETATPVEKGSLIVSQDANITYYLQ; encoded by the coding sequence ATGAAATTATCAAAATCTTTATTATTGAAAACTATAGCTATAACTACTATATGTACTTCTATGGCAACTGCTGTATTTGCTGCACCACAAGGTACATTTGACACTTCAGAAATTAATATTACCGGTCAAGCATCTCGTTCTGTAGCGCCTAACTATGCGATTTTAACACTTGGTATTACAAGCCAAAACACCAATATTAACGCTGCAAAATCTAATAATGATCGTATTATGAGTGATTTAATTAGTCGATTAGCTAACTTAGGTGTAGCAAAAAAAGACATCTATACATCTAGCATTTCCATCAATCCAACGAGCGACTATCAAGACGGCAAACGCATCAACACAGGTTACAATGTATCAAATCATGTAACAGTTAAGATCAATAACCTTGATAACGTAGGAAAGGTTGTCGATGCCGCTGTTAGCGCTGGTGCTAACGACATCAACAACCTTTCATTCCAAAATGATGTATCTCAACAATTATCTGATTCTTTAACTACAGAAGCGATTCAAAACGGTCGCCATAAAGCAGAAGTTATCGCGGAGGCCCTCGGGCGTACATTGGGACCAGTAAAAACGGTTTCCATTAGCACAACTGAAACCAGCACAATGGACTCTGGTTACTATCGTAACCCAGTGATGCTAAAAGCAGCTCTCGAAACTGCTACACCTGTAGAAAAAGGCTCTTTAATAGTTTCCCAAGACGCTAACATCACTTATTATCTACAATAG
- a CDS encoding dihydrolipoyl dehydrogenase family protein: MKQYDIIVVGTGGATIVADAALKKGLKVAIIEKGKFGGTCLTRGCIPTKVMVTAANAIQETEEFKKIGVNVGSATMDWDTVSKRTWHKIDESAGIYDYYNAYDNVDVYRGAASFVSDKVMNIHLNDGSGIEEITAPTIILGTGGYSNVPNVPGLQEAGFLTSESLFGDKFPKQPYKSLAVLGAGPIGVEFAHVFDSAGTEVTILQHNVRLVPKEDADISEHLLNNYRERGINVLLNQDTVEIRQEDDLKVVVTKDRTTGEITETKVEEILVAAGIRPAVEELHLENTGIETWPKGWIKTNEFLETSVDGIYALGDVNGEPAFRHRANYEADIIAHNLFYATSEEDYRWARYDTLPKVTFSYPEIGSVGLTEAEAIKAGYNVGVGKNYYSSTAKGYAMGINPGDVNDGFVKIVVDKDTNHILGMHVVGPQASILFQPYVNLMNSGVTPLTAINEEIASERTKRLREKSITREMDPRSVITVGETMSPHPSLVEVIMWTQVYYENRW, encoded by the coding sequence ATGAAACAATACGATATTATTGTAGTTGGTACAGGCGGCGCAACCATCGTAGCTGACGCTGCGCTCAAAAAAGGCCTTAAGGTGGCAATCATAGAAAAAGGTAAATTTGGTGGCACATGCCTAACTCGCGGTTGTATTCCTACAAAAGTTATGGTTACAGCAGCTAACGCAATTCAAGAAACAGAAGAATTCAAAAAAATCGGTGTTAATGTTGGTTCTGCTACTATGGACTGGGACACAGTGTCCAAGCGTACTTGGCATAAAATTGACGAATCTGCAGGCATTTATGATTATTACAATGCCTATGACAACGTAGATGTGTATCGTGGTGCAGCAAGTTTTGTATCCGATAAAGTGATGAACATCCATCTTAACGATGGTTCTGGCATTGAAGAAATTACAGCGCCTACAATTATCCTTGGTACAGGTGGCTATAGTAATGTACCGAATGTACCTGGTCTTCAAGAGGCAGGTTTCCTTACTAGTGAAAGCCTCTTTGGCGATAAATTCCCTAAACAACCATACAAATCTCTTGCCGTTCTTGGTGCCGGACCAATCGGTGTTGAGTTCGCTCACGTATTTGATTCTGCTGGTACAGAGGTAACAATTCTTCAACACAATGTACGTTTAGTACCTAAAGAAGATGCAGATATATCGGAACACTTACTTAACAACTACAGAGAACGTGGTATCAACGTACTTCTAAACCAAGACACTGTTGAAATCCGCCAAGAAGATGACCTTAAAGTAGTCGTTACTAAAGATCGTACTACTGGCGAAATTACAGAAACTAAAGTTGAAGAAATCCTTGTAGCTGCAGGTATCCGTCCAGCTGTAGAAGAACTTCACCTAGAAAACACTGGTATTGAAACTTGGCCTAAAGGCTGGATCAAAACTAACGAATTCTTAGAAACATCTGTTGATGGTATCTACGCTTTAGGTGATGTAAATGGTGAACCTGCCTTCCGTCATCGTGCAAACTACGAAGCAGATATTATTGCTCATAATCTCTTCTATGCAACAAGCGAAGAAGATTACCGTTGGGCACGTTATGATACATTGCCTAAGGTTACATTCTCCTATCCTGAAATTGGTAGTGTAGGTCTCACAGAGGCTGAAGCTATCAAAGCGGGTTACAATGTAGGTGTAGGTAAAAACTACTACTCCTCTACAGCTAAAGGCTATGCAATGGGTATTAACCCTGGAGATGTAAACGATGGCTTTGTAAAAATTGTGGTAGATAAAGACACCAACCATATCCTTGGTATGCATGTCGTAGGTCCTCAAGCCTCTATCCTCTTCCAGCCTTATGTGAACCTTATGAATAGTGGTGTAACTCCGTTGACAGCAATTAATGAAGAAATCGCTTCTGAACGCACTAAACGTTTACGTGAAAAAAGTATTACTCGTGAAATGGACCCTAGATCCGTTATCACTGTAGGCGAAACTATGAGTCCCCATCCATCCCTCGTCGAAGTTATCATGTGGACACAAGTGTACTACGAAAATCGTTGGTAA